The following proteins are encoded in a genomic region of Sebastes fasciatus isolate fSebFas1 chromosome 12, fSebFas1.pri, whole genome shotgun sequence:
- the LOC141779747 gene encoding teashirt homolog 1-like isoform X2, which yields MPEDELKAADHDEEEHLQDDGLSLDGQDTEFLCNEEEEDVDGGQPPSYRDSPLSNGTNPDAGYGSPLSDASDRLTDFKSTSSRDGQERDGTALPFRPNNGLSFQDSLAQMKAVYANLISDASWSSITMDIMKAKPAAAGSVNSALTTPEPALTASVSTTTTTNKSSGANMSSSHHNGRSSSTAVNHTGSTASGHTNGTAASSVSSHSATSCSGSSSGGASNGVAYDWHQAALAKTFQQTPYHLLPEPSLFSTVQLYRQNNKLYGSVFTGASKFRCKDCSAAYDTLVGLTVHMNETGHYRDDNKDKEEDHGKRWSKPRKRSLMEMEGKEDAQKVLKCMYCGHSFESLQDLSVHMIKTKHYQKVPLKEPVPALATKLMPNKKRALHDAIVSPCSPDSVHAGGGVSLGDVGKDAKSAGNPYVTPNNRYGYQNGASYTWQFEARKAQILKCMECGSSHDTLQQLTAHMMVTGHFLKVTNSASKKGKQLVFDPVVEEKIQSIPLPPTTTRLPVPSGVKSQPVSPALSSCSEDKREGVEDEKVDGGELVERKIKEERDDSGEKSENRATSYKYLREEDLEEAPKGGLDILKSLENTVSSAISKAQTGTPTWGGYPSIHAAYQLGGAMKSSGSLLPPMIQSVQMQPMFNSGLRGLVTDPNSVIHSPRSPSSPTPLRSNVTAMEELVEKVTGKAATVKKEKEEKMVSLERCRPPSLVKSPSPALREQREHLTSPNDLSVGKPSGMRSSSPGSIDSELICKKEPKESLVDGHNNHSKNGSEPCQSPVTNGNSLGIITDHLPESPFINPLSALQSIMNTHLGKASKPVSPAADPLSMLYKISNSMMDKPAFNSTPQGKPAEPINHYQLYESSDQPIDLSKSKASINSNNNNSSSLLLTNNSVNGNKPLISLPDSVSSPLRENALMDISDMVKNLTGRLTPKSSTPSSISEKSDADGSAFEDALDDLSPVQKRKGRQSNWNPQHLLILQAQFVSSLRETSEGRFAMTDLGPQERVHICKFTGLSMTTISHWLANVKYQLRRTGGTKFLKNMDSCQPVFLCGDCASQFRTPGAYIGHLESHLGFSLKDLSKLSTEHLREQQAASKVITDKMTFGSSLSALTTAEDDTSSVYQCRLCNRTFGSKHAVKLHLSKTHGKSPEDHLVYVTALEKLEKLDKMEKV from the coding sequence ATGCCCGAAGATGAGCTCAAGGCAGCCGATCACGATGAGGAAGAGCACCTGCAGGATGACGGCCTCTCATTAGACGGCCAGGACACTGAGTTTCTGTGCaacgaggaagaggaagatgtgGACGGAGGCCAGCCGCCTAGCTACAGAGACTCTCCGCTCAGCAACGGCACTAACCCCGACGCTGGATACGGGTCTCCGCTCAGCGACGCCAGCGACCGGCTGACGGACTTCAAGAGCACCTCTTCCAGGGACGGTCAGGAGAGGGATGGCACGGCTCTGCCCTTCCGCCCCAACAACGGCCTCTCTTTCCAGGATAGCCTGGCGCAGATGAAAGCCGTCTATGCAAACCTCATCTCAGATGCCTCTTGGTCCAGCATCACAATGGACATCATGAAAGCTAAGCCTGCTGCAGCCGGCAGTGTCAACAGTGCCCTCACCACTCCGGAGCCCGCCCTTACCGCTTCTGTCTCCACGACTACGACCACAAACAAGAGCAGCGGGGCCAACATGTCTAGCAGTCACCATAACGGCAGGAGCTCCAGCACCGCTGTCAACCACACGGGCAGCACCGCAAGTGGCCACACTAATGGCACAGCAGCTAGCTCTGTTAGCAGCCACAGCGCAACCAGCTGCAGTGGGAGCAGCAGTGGCGGGGCTAGTAACGGTGTAGCCTATGACTGGCACCAGGCAGCACTTGCCAAAACTTTTCAGCAGACCCCCTACCACCTTTTACCAGAGCCCAGCCTCTTCAGCACAGTGCAGCTCTACAGGCAGAACAACAAGCTGTACGGTTCTGTTTTCACTGGTGCAAGCAAGTTCCGCTGCAAAGACTGCAGCGCCGCCTACGACACACTAGTGGGTTTAACGGTCCACATGAATGAGACGGGCCACTATCGAGATGACAACAAGGACAAAGAGGAGGATCACGGGAAGCGCTGGTCCAAACCGCGCAAGCGTTCcctgatggagatggagggcaAAGAGGACGCACAGAAGGTGCTGAAGTGCATGTACTGTGGCCACTCATTCGAGTCCCTGCAAGATCTCAGCGTTCATATGATCAAGACCAAGCATTACCAGAAAGTGCCTCTCAAAGAACCAGTGCCAGCCTTGGCCACTAAACTGATGCCCAATAAAAAGCGAGCTCTCCATGATGCTATAGTGTCCCCGTGCTCCCCAGACTCTGTCCATGCTGGTGGTGGTGTATCCCTCGGGGATGTTGGCAAAGACGCAAAATCCGCAGGTAACCCCTACGTTACGCCAAACAACCGCTACGGCTACCAGAACGGCGCCAGCTACACATGGCAGTTTGAAGCTCGTAAAGCCCAGATCCTCAAATGCATGGAGTGTGGGAGCTCCCATGATACACTGCAACAGCTGACTGCCCACATGATGGTTACTGGTCACTTTTTGAAGGTTACAAATTCCGCGTCCAAGAAGGGCAAACAGCTGGTGTTTgatccagtggtggaagagaAGATTCAGTCTATCCCACTGCCGCCGACCACCACCAGACTCCCTGTTCCCAGCGGCGTTAAGTCCCAGCCGGTGTCCCCCGCCCTCTCCTCTTGCTCAGAGGACAAGAGGGAAGGCGTAGAGGATGAAAAGGTTGACGGTGGTGAGCTAGTGGAGAGAAAAAtcaaggaggagagagatgactCGGGCGAGAAATCCGAGAACAGAGCCACATCATATAAATACCTTAGAGAAGAAGATCTGGAGGAGGCTCCAAAAGGGGGTTTAGATATTCTTAAATCCCTCGAGAACACGGTATCCAGTGCCATCAGCAAGGCCCAGACTGGCACACCCACGTGGGGGGGCTACCCTAGCATTCACGCAGCCTACCAGCTCGGGGGCGCCATGAAGAGCTCTGGTTCTCTTCTACCCCCGATGATCCAGAGTGTCCAGATGCAGCCGATGTTTAACAGCGGGCTACGAGGCCTGGTGACCGACCCCAACTCAGTCATCCACTCGCCTCGGAGcccctcctcccccacccccctcaGGAGCAACGTCACTGCCATGGAGGAGCTCGTGGAGAAAGTGACGGGGAAAGCTGCCACTgtgaagaaagagaaggaggagaagatggTGAGCTTGGAACGATGCCGGCCCCCGTCGTTAGTAAAATCCCCCTCTCCCGCactgagagagcagagagaacaTTTAACGTCTCCAAATGACCTTTCTGTAGGTAAACCATCTGGTATGAGAAGTAGCAGCCCGGGCAGCATAGATTCAGAGCTCATCTGCAAGAAGGAGCCCAAAGAGAGCCTAGTAGACGGCCACAACAACCATTCAAAGAACGGCTCGGAGCCGTGCCAATCCCCGGTAACTAACGGCAACAGCCTTGGCATCATCACCGATCACTTGCCGGAAAGTCCTTTCATCAACCCTCTCAGTGCACTCCAGTCAATCATGAACACACACCTGGGTAAGGCCTCCAAACCAGTAAGCCCGGCTGCAGACCCACTATCTATGCTTTACAAAATCAGCAACAGCATGATGGATAAGCCGGCTTTCAACTCAACTCCTCAGGGCAAGCCAGCTGAGCCCATCAACCACTATCAGCTGTATGAAAGCAGCGACCAGCCCATAGACCTGAGTAAAAGTAAGGCCAGCATTAACAGCAACaataacaacagcagcagtctGCTCTTGACCAACAATAGCGTAAATGGTAACAAACCACTCATTTCCCTCCCTGACtcagtctcctctcctctgagaGAGAACGCTCTGATGGACATTTCTGATATGGTAAAGAACCTCACCGGGAGGCTGACGCCCAAATCTTCAACTCCCTCGTCCATCTCAGAGAAGTCGGACGCCGACGGCAGCGCATTCGAGGACGCCCTGGACGACCTCTCCCCAGTGCAAAAGAGGAAAGGGAGGCAATCCAACTGGAACCCCCAgcacctcctcatcctccaggCGCAGTTCGTATCCAGCCTGAGGGAGACCTCAGAGGGCCGCTTCGCCATGACTGACCTGGGCCCCCAGGAACGGGTCCACATCTGTAAGTTCACAGGCCTCTCCATGACCACCATATCCCACTGGCTGGCTAACGTCAAGTACCAGCTGAGACGGACTGGGGGCACCAAGTTTCTCAAGAACATGGACTCGTGCCAGCCCGTGTTCCTCTGTGGCGACTGTGCCTCCCAGTTCAGGACTCCCGGCGCCTACATCGGCCACCTGGAGTCTCACCTGGGCTTCAGCTTGAAGGACCTGTCCAAACTGTCAACTGAGCACCTTCGGGAGCAGCAGGCTGCCTCAAAGGTGATCACAGACAAAATGACATTCGGCAGCTCCCTGTCAGCCTTGACCACGGCAGAGGACGACACAAGCTCCGTGTACCAGTGCAGACTTTGCAATCGGACATTCGGCAGCAAACACGCAGTCAAACTGCACCTCAGCAAGACCCACGGCAAGTCTCCGGAGGACCACCTGGTGTATGTCACTGCTCTGGAGAAACTGGAGAAGCTAGACAAGATGGAGAAGGTTTAA
- the LOC141779747 gene encoding teashirt homolog 1-like isoform X1, which yields MPRRKQQEPRRSAAYMPEDELKAADHDEEEHLQDDGLSLDGQDTEFLCNEEEEDVDGGQPPSYRDSPLSNGTNPDAGYGSPLSDASDRLTDFKSTSSRDGQERDGTALPFRPNNGLSFQDSLAQMKAVYANLISDASWSSITMDIMKAKPAAAGSVNSALTTPEPALTASVSTTTTTNKSSGANMSSSHHNGRSSSTAVNHTGSTASGHTNGTAASSVSSHSATSCSGSSSGGASNGVAYDWHQAALAKTFQQTPYHLLPEPSLFSTVQLYRQNNKLYGSVFTGASKFRCKDCSAAYDTLVGLTVHMNETGHYRDDNKDKEEDHGKRWSKPRKRSLMEMEGKEDAQKVLKCMYCGHSFESLQDLSVHMIKTKHYQKVPLKEPVPALATKLMPNKKRALHDAIVSPCSPDSVHAGGGVSLGDVGKDAKSAGNPYVTPNNRYGYQNGASYTWQFEARKAQILKCMECGSSHDTLQQLTAHMMVTGHFLKVTNSASKKGKQLVFDPVVEEKIQSIPLPPTTTRLPVPSGVKSQPVSPALSSCSEDKREGVEDEKVDGGELVERKIKEERDDSGEKSENRATSYKYLREEDLEEAPKGGLDILKSLENTVSSAISKAQTGTPTWGGYPSIHAAYQLGGAMKSSGSLLPPMIQSVQMQPMFNSGLRGLVTDPNSVIHSPRSPSSPTPLRSNVTAMEELVEKVTGKAATVKKEKEEKMVSLERCRPPSLVKSPSPALREQREHLTSPNDLSVGKPSGMRSSSPGSIDSELICKKEPKESLVDGHNNHSKNGSEPCQSPVTNGNSLGIITDHLPESPFINPLSALQSIMNTHLGKASKPVSPAADPLSMLYKISNSMMDKPAFNSTPQGKPAEPINHYQLYESSDQPIDLSKSKASINSNNNNSSSLLLTNNSVNGNKPLISLPDSVSSPLRENALMDISDMVKNLTGRLTPKSSTPSSISEKSDADGSAFEDALDDLSPVQKRKGRQSNWNPQHLLILQAQFVSSLRETSEGRFAMTDLGPQERVHICKFTGLSMTTISHWLANVKYQLRRTGGTKFLKNMDSCQPVFLCGDCASQFRTPGAYIGHLESHLGFSLKDLSKLSTEHLREQQAASKVITDKMTFGSSLSALTTAEDDTSSVYQCRLCNRTFGSKHAVKLHLSKTHGKSPEDHLVYVTALEKLEKLDKMEKV from the coding sequence cgTACATGCCCGAAGATGAGCTCAAGGCAGCCGATCACGATGAGGAAGAGCACCTGCAGGATGACGGCCTCTCATTAGACGGCCAGGACACTGAGTTTCTGTGCaacgaggaagaggaagatgtgGACGGAGGCCAGCCGCCTAGCTACAGAGACTCTCCGCTCAGCAACGGCACTAACCCCGACGCTGGATACGGGTCTCCGCTCAGCGACGCCAGCGACCGGCTGACGGACTTCAAGAGCACCTCTTCCAGGGACGGTCAGGAGAGGGATGGCACGGCTCTGCCCTTCCGCCCCAACAACGGCCTCTCTTTCCAGGATAGCCTGGCGCAGATGAAAGCCGTCTATGCAAACCTCATCTCAGATGCCTCTTGGTCCAGCATCACAATGGACATCATGAAAGCTAAGCCTGCTGCAGCCGGCAGTGTCAACAGTGCCCTCACCACTCCGGAGCCCGCCCTTACCGCTTCTGTCTCCACGACTACGACCACAAACAAGAGCAGCGGGGCCAACATGTCTAGCAGTCACCATAACGGCAGGAGCTCCAGCACCGCTGTCAACCACACGGGCAGCACCGCAAGTGGCCACACTAATGGCACAGCAGCTAGCTCTGTTAGCAGCCACAGCGCAACCAGCTGCAGTGGGAGCAGCAGTGGCGGGGCTAGTAACGGTGTAGCCTATGACTGGCACCAGGCAGCACTTGCCAAAACTTTTCAGCAGACCCCCTACCACCTTTTACCAGAGCCCAGCCTCTTCAGCACAGTGCAGCTCTACAGGCAGAACAACAAGCTGTACGGTTCTGTTTTCACTGGTGCAAGCAAGTTCCGCTGCAAAGACTGCAGCGCCGCCTACGACACACTAGTGGGTTTAACGGTCCACATGAATGAGACGGGCCACTATCGAGATGACAACAAGGACAAAGAGGAGGATCACGGGAAGCGCTGGTCCAAACCGCGCAAGCGTTCcctgatggagatggagggcaAAGAGGACGCACAGAAGGTGCTGAAGTGCATGTACTGTGGCCACTCATTCGAGTCCCTGCAAGATCTCAGCGTTCATATGATCAAGACCAAGCATTACCAGAAAGTGCCTCTCAAAGAACCAGTGCCAGCCTTGGCCACTAAACTGATGCCCAATAAAAAGCGAGCTCTCCATGATGCTATAGTGTCCCCGTGCTCCCCAGACTCTGTCCATGCTGGTGGTGGTGTATCCCTCGGGGATGTTGGCAAAGACGCAAAATCCGCAGGTAACCCCTACGTTACGCCAAACAACCGCTACGGCTACCAGAACGGCGCCAGCTACACATGGCAGTTTGAAGCTCGTAAAGCCCAGATCCTCAAATGCATGGAGTGTGGGAGCTCCCATGATACACTGCAACAGCTGACTGCCCACATGATGGTTACTGGTCACTTTTTGAAGGTTACAAATTCCGCGTCCAAGAAGGGCAAACAGCTGGTGTTTgatccagtggtggaagagaAGATTCAGTCTATCCCACTGCCGCCGACCACCACCAGACTCCCTGTTCCCAGCGGCGTTAAGTCCCAGCCGGTGTCCCCCGCCCTCTCCTCTTGCTCAGAGGACAAGAGGGAAGGCGTAGAGGATGAAAAGGTTGACGGTGGTGAGCTAGTGGAGAGAAAAAtcaaggaggagagagatgactCGGGCGAGAAATCCGAGAACAGAGCCACATCATATAAATACCTTAGAGAAGAAGATCTGGAGGAGGCTCCAAAAGGGGGTTTAGATATTCTTAAATCCCTCGAGAACACGGTATCCAGTGCCATCAGCAAGGCCCAGACTGGCACACCCACGTGGGGGGGCTACCCTAGCATTCACGCAGCCTACCAGCTCGGGGGCGCCATGAAGAGCTCTGGTTCTCTTCTACCCCCGATGATCCAGAGTGTCCAGATGCAGCCGATGTTTAACAGCGGGCTACGAGGCCTGGTGACCGACCCCAACTCAGTCATCCACTCGCCTCGGAGcccctcctcccccacccccctcaGGAGCAACGTCACTGCCATGGAGGAGCTCGTGGAGAAAGTGACGGGGAAAGCTGCCACTgtgaagaaagagaaggaggagaagatggTGAGCTTGGAACGATGCCGGCCCCCGTCGTTAGTAAAATCCCCCTCTCCCGCactgagagagcagagagaacaTTTAACGTCTCCAAATGACCTTTCTGTAGGTAAACCATCTGGTATGAGAAGTAGCAGCCCGGGCAGCATAGATTCAGAGCTCATCTGCAAGAAGGAGCCCAAAGAGAGCCTAGTAGACGGCCACAACAACCATTCAAAGAACGGCTCGGAGCCGTGCCAATCCCCGGTAACTAACGGCAACAGCCTTGGCATCATCACCGATCACTTGCCGGAAAGTCCTTTCATCAACCCTCTCAGTGCACTCCAGTCAATCATGAACACACACCTGGGTAAGGCCTCCAAACCAGTAAGCCCGGCTGCAGACCCACTATCTATGCTTTACAAAATCAGCAACAGCATGATGGATAAGCCGGCTTTCAACTCAACTCCTCAGGGCAAGCCAGCTGAGCCCATCAACCACTATCAGCTGTATGAAAGCAGCGACCAGCCCATAGACCTGAGTAAAAGTAAGGCCAGCATTAACAGCAACaataacaacagcagcagtctGCTCTTGACCAACAATAGCGTAAATGGTAACAAACCACTCATTTCCCTCCCTGACtcagtctcctctcctctgagaGAGAACGCTCTGATGGACATTTCTGATATGGTAAAGAACCTCACCGGGAGGCTGACGCCCAAATCTTCAACTCCCTCGTCCATCTCAGAGAAGTCGGACGCCGACGGCAGCGCATTCGAGGACGCCCTGGACGACCTCTCCCCAGTGCAAAAGAGGAAAGGGAGGCAATCCAACTGGAACCCCCAgcacctcctcatcctccaggCGCAGTTCGTATCCAGCCTGAGGGAGACCTCAGAGGGCCGCTTCGCCATGACTGACCTGGGCCCCCAGGAACGGGTCCACATCTGTAAGTTCACAGGCCTCTCCATGACCACCATATCCCACTGGCTGGCTAACGTCAAGTACCAGCTGAGACGGACTGGGGGCACCAAGTTTCTCAAGAACATGGACTCGTGCCAGCCCGTGTTCCTCTGTGGCGACTGTGCCTCCCAGTTCAGGACTCCCGGCGCCTACATCGGCCACCTGGAGTCTCACCTGGGCTTCAGCTTGAAGGACCTGTCCAAACTGTCAACTGAGCACCTTCGGGAGCAGCAGGCTGCCTCAAAGGTGATCACAGACAAAATGACATTCGGCAGCTCCCTGTCAGCCTTGACCACGGCAGAGGACGACACAAGCTCCGTGTACCAGTGCAGACTTTGCAATCGGACATTCGGCAGCAAACACGCAGTCAAACTGCACCTCAGCAAGACCCACGGCAAGTCTCCGGAGGACCACCTGGTGTATGTCACTGCTCTGGAGAAACTGGAGAAGCTAGACAAGATGGAGAAGGTTTAA